The Setaria viridis chromosome 2, Setaria_viridis_v4.0, whole genome shotgun sequence DNA window TCTCCAGTCGCCGGTCCTCCCTCCTGTGAGGCTTCCTTCCCTCATAGGGCGTTGGTGGGTATTCATTGGATCCCGGATGTGCCTCAAAGATGAGGTTTTCACAGCTGTCGTCTGTCGAATTTGACTTGGTGCTTAGCAGTCGCCTGTGGAATGGAGAAATTCGGAGTACTGACACTTAGTGGAGGCATGAATCGGTGAACAACAACATGCTTTCTTAGTGGGAGCTAGCTAATGTCTATGTGGTATGTGTGGCTTTTGTTATCCTGAAAAGCCAAGATACCCATGTCCATCCTGCCGTTGCTATCGGCGATCTCGCGTCCATGGAATTCTCGGCCCTCGCGGAAAATTTTAGCTAGGCGCCACTATTGACTGACCAAACGCACCGCCTTTTCTTCTACCAGTTTACTACTTGTAGTATTATTCCAAGAAAATTGAAGTTTACTAGTAGTATATCTTTGACAAGTCACCGAGCTCGCTGTCGTCGCTATGCTATAAATACCCAGGCCACTCGCCACAATTCATGCACCACACACACGACGACATACAAGCGCAAACCGCTCATCTAGCAATGGAGAAGGTCGCGTGCCTAGCTCTGGCgttcgccatggccgccgccgccgtgttcaCCCCGTGCGCGGCGCAGAACTCGCCGCAGGACTTCGTGAAGCTGCACaacgcggcgcgcgcggcggtgggCGTCGGCCCGGTGTCGTGGAACGACAACGTGGCGGCCTTCGCGCGGAGCTGGGCGGCGAAGCGCGCCGGCGACTGCAGGCTCGTGCACTCGAGCGGCAGCGGGTACGGGGAGAACCTCTtcggcggctccggcgccgaCTGGTCGGCGTCGGACGCCGTTGGCCTGTGGGTGGCGGAGAAGCAGTGGTACGACCACGGCAGCAACAGCTGCGCCGCCGGGAAGGTGTGCGGGCACTACACGCAGGTGGTGTGGCGCGCCTCCACCGCCATCGGATGCGCTCGCGTCGTCTGCAACAACGGCGGCATCTTCATCACCTGCAACTACAGCCCGCCGGGCAACTACGCCGGACAGAGCCCCTACTAAGGCTGAGCTGGATATGAGTCCTGCATGCCTATAGTTTCAACTCATCGTACGCATAATATACCGGAGGGAATAATCATCTGTGACATgattaataaataaataaatgtcaGATGAACGATAAAATATCAGTGCTCTTAAACAAAAGGAGAAGTTTATGCCGTGCTAAAAGAATGAATTAACACAGGCCCTGCTTTGGCTTGAAAAAAGAATGGTGCATATATCATTTCGAATTGTATGcttttttaattaaggaaaatATCCGGTCTTGACATTCACATGTGAATGTCTACGACTACAAAGCAACAAATCTGACCACATAGTCAGAAATTACACGAGTACTTAGACTCCAAACCTCAAACCGAGGAACCCAAAagacaaggaagaaagaaattaagaaagaaagttTGAAAGACTAAGCTTTGAACTTCTTCTACGTCCTTCTTTCAACCTTGCTTTGGTCCTTATGCAGTCACAAAACACCCCACATCAGCTGTCTTCTTAGAAATTTTGATGTTAGGATCGTCGACGGTCATGTACTACCTAGTAATCCTTGTCCTCTAGAAATCGCACTAAGTCGATCTCTACCACGAAAATAGATCAGGCACCGCCATCGTTTCAAGCTAATCATGGTGTCGCCATCAAGGAC harbors:
- the LOC117842950 gene encoding pathogenesis-related protein PRB1-3, translating into MHHTHDDIQAQTAHLAMEKVACLALAFAMAAAAVFTPCAAQNSPQDFVKLHNAARAAVGVGPVSWNDNVAAFARSWAAKRAGDCRLVHSSGSGYGENLFGGSGADWSASDAVGLWVAEKQWYDHGSNSCAAGKVCGHYTQVVWRASTAIGCARVVCNNGGIFITCNYSPPGNYAGQSPY